In Nocardioides sp. W7, the genomic stretch CGTCGCGCCGGTTGCGGCCAGGTGTCGTCCACATCGGTTGCCCCGACCCCGGTTTCCACAGGCATCGCCCGGGTGGACGAGGGCTGTCGGTCGTGCGCGGGAGCGTTGCCGTCGGAGGTGATGTGCGATGGTCGCGCAGACGACGCCGGAAGAGCCGATCAACCAGGTCAGGTTGGTGGGCCGGATCTCCCGTGATCCTGAGCAACGTGAGCTGCCGAGCGGTGACACCCTCTGGACCTTCCGCCTGGTGGTGGGCCGGACGGGGGAGCGTGCCGCGTCGCGTCAGACCGTGGACGTGCTCGACTGCGCGGTGTGGGGCGGTCGGGTGCAACGCTCGGTCGCGGGCTGGAGCTCGGGTGACGTCGTCGAGCTGGGTGGCTCCGTGCGGCGCCGCTTCTTCCGCGGTGCGGCCGGATCGGCGTCGCGGGTCGAGGTGGAGGTGACCAGTGGCCGGCTCATCCGTCGCGCAGCGAGCGGATGAGCACCCCGAGGCTCGGTTTCGGCTGGAACGAGGTGGCCTTCTCGGGAAGCAGCCGTCCGTTGGCGACGATCCGCAGGACCTGGTCGACGTCGGGCGCGGGAAGGAGGATCGCCAGGTCGGTGTCGGGACTGGCGAGGCCGAGAGTCTCCTCCGCCGCGTGGTGGTGGCTGATGCTGCGGGGACCACGAGGCAGGGCCGGGACGATGATGTCGTGGAGCGACTCG encodes the following:
- a CDS encoding single-stranded DNA-binding protein — translated: MVAQTTPEEPINQVRLVGRISRDPEQRELPSGDTLWTFRLVVGRTGERAASRQTVDVLDCAVWGGRVQRSVAGWSSGDVVELGGSVRRRFFRGAAGSASRVEVEVTSGRLIRRAASG